The Nitrospira sp. KM1 genome includes a window with the following:
- a CDS encoding Crp/Fnr family transcriptional regulator: MSKRQNKSSSNQSITAPTHGLSHIPLLNILSGSDRQRMLKELSETHYGKNDFIFREGDPTEYFHIVKEGTVKCVKSSSEGRECTLKMLMPGDLFCCDAAAFDGGRHPGTARPMGNVSVLRMKKKSYFDMLRRNPDAAMEVIKYLGTRLHEAQEKAKVLALDRADQRLAALLVDFGLRSGVKDPLGVRLTVRLTREDMANMVGTTTETAIRIMGRFKRDRLVSGTANRLVIRDIERLKSLVST; this comes from the coding sequence TTGTCGAAGCGGCAAAACAAATCATCAAGTAACCAGTCGATCACGGCCCCCACCCACGGACTGTCTCACATTCCTCTCCTGAATATTTTGTCCGGATCGGATCGCCAGCGGATGCTCAAGGAATTGAGCGAAACGCACTACGGAAAGAATGACTTCATCTTCCGCGAGGGCGATCCGACCGAATACTTCCACATCGTCAAGGAAGGAACCGTGAAGTGTGTCAAGTCTTCGTCCGAAGGCCGTGAATGTACGTTGAAGATGCTCATGCCGGGAGATCTCTTCTGTTGCGATGCGGCCGCATTCGACGGAGGACGCCATCCAGGCACCGCCAGACCCATGGGGAATGTGAGCGTCCTTCGCATGAAGAAGAAATCCTATTTCGACATGTTGCGGCGCAATCCCGATGCGGCGATGGAAGTGATCAAGTATTTGGGAACTCGTCTGCACGAAGCCCAGGAAAAAGCCAAGGTGTTGGCGCTCGATCGAGCCGATCAGCGTCTTGCCGCACTCCTCGTGGATTTCGGCCTCCGCAGCGGGGTCAAGGACCCGCTCGGGGTTCGCCTGACGGTCCGCCTCACCCGTGAGGATATGGCCAACATGGTCGGCACCACCACGGAAACCGCCATACGCATTATGGGACGTTTCAAACGAGACCGCCTGGTCTCCGGCACCGCGAACCGCTTGGTGATCCGCGATATCGAGCGGCTCAAATCCCTCGTTTCGACCTGA
- a CDS encoding multicopper oxidase domain-containing protein produces the protein MDTIRTTRRRRFAAGLWILTFGCLAAMPAPASSKTHDVSMTAVETDVVVEGSGEKYAAWTFNGTMPGPVVRVTEGDTIKFTLTNPATNKYPHAMDFHAAEIDFLKNYRAINAGETITYTFVAKKPGVFFYHCGAPPMIQHIARGMFGAIIVDPKNPKAWPKADREYVLVQSELFKNPDDVQAMFDRKFDHVIFNGGVFKYHPFVTGGGKLDAKPGERVRIYFVNAGPNEFSAFHPIGEIWDQVYESGNPQNKLTGVQTYVVGPGGAATFDVITESAGAYPLVTHSLTGALRGGIAVLVASPDAKPAPLMPMVPWKVATPQTEITPVPVP, from the coding sequence ATGGATACAATACGCACGACCCGCCGAAGACGATTCGCCGCGGGACTTTGGATTCTCACGTTTGGATGTCTTGCCGCCATGCCGGCGCCGGCCTCCTCCAAGACGCACGACGTGTCCATGACGGCGGTCGAAACCGACGTCGTCGTCGAAGGTTCCGGAGAAAAATACGCGGCGTGGACCTTCAACGGCACCATGCCGGGGCCGGTCGTCCGCGTGACCGAGGGAGACACGATCAAGTTCACCCTGACGAATCCGGCGACCAACAAATATCCGCATGCGATGGATTTCCATGCAGCCGAGATTGATTTCCTCAAGAACTATCGGGCGATCAACGCCGGTGAAACGATCACCTATACCTTCGTCGCCAAAAAGCCGGGTGTCTTTTTCTATCATTGCGGCGCACCGCCGATGATCCAGCACATTGCCCGCGGCATGTTCGGTGCGATTATCGTCGATCCCAAGAATCCCAAAGCCTGGCCGAAAGCGGACCGGGAATACGTGCTCGTTCAATCGGAGCTATTCAAAAATCCCGACGACGTGCAAGCCATGTTCGATCGAAAGTTCGACCACGTCATTTTCAACGGCGGCGTTTTTAAGTATCACCCGTTCGTCACCGGAGGAGGCAAACTGGACGCCAAACCGGGCGAGCGAGTACGGATTTACTTCGTCAACGCGGGTCCGAATGAATTTTCGGCTTTCCATCCCATCGGTGAAATTTGGGATCAGGTGTATGAAAGCGGCAATCCTCAAAATAAGCTGACGGGCGTGCAGACCTACGTCGTCGGACCCGGCGGCGCCGCAACCTTCGATGTCATCACGGAATCGGCGGGAGCGTATCCGCTGGTGACCCATTCGTTGACCGGCGCATTGCGTGGCGGCATCGCCGTACTCGTGGCCTCGCCGGATGCCAAACCGGCCCCGCTGATGCCCATGGTTCCATGGAAGGTTGCCACGCCACAGACTGAGATCACACCGGTTCCGGTACCATAG
- a CDS encoding formate/nitrite transporter family protein — translation MDYVKPHDVVTEMVSAGALKLDVPVRHLLIRGALAGAYLGVATSMAVTAAVETGSWLVGSLLFPFGLCLAILLKTEIITGSFALLPCAAVDGKPNASIGRVLKNWGWVFLGNLLGSTAYAILLAIVLTTGGDAAISTTGAKLVTIAEAKTTYYASHESAGLVTVFTKGMLCNWMVGLAVVFAFATTSLTGKIVAIWGPTLMFFSQGFEHAVVNMFVIPVGMLLGAHVTLSDWWLWNQIPVTLGNLVGGMLFTGLAIYITHRPASADAPAPADRSHSVADEHPRYSPTY, via the coding sequence ATGGACTATGTGAAACCTCATGACGTCGTCACGGAAATGGTGAGCGCCGGAGCGTTGAAGCTGGACGTACCGGTCCGACACCTCTTGATACGCGGAGCGCTTGCCGGAGCCTATTTGGGTGTCGCCACCAGCATGGCCGTGACCGCCGCGGTTGAAACCGGCAGCTGGCTGGTGGGTTCTCTGCTGTTCCCGTTCGGGCTCTGTCTCGCCATCCTCTTGAAGACTGAAATCATTACCGGCAGTTTTGCCCTGCTGCCTTGTGCCGCCGTGGACGGCAAACCCAATGCGTCCATCGGCCGGGTACTCAAGAATTGGGGATGGGTCTTTCTCGGCAATCTCCTCGGCAGCACAGCCTATGCAATTTTGCTGGCCATCGTACTGACCACGGGGGGCGACGCCGCGATATCGACCACGGGCGCCAAATTGGTCACGATCGCCGAAGCCAAGACCACGTACTACGCGTCTCATGAATCAGCCGGGCTGGTGACCGTGTTTACGAAGGGAATGCTGTGCAACTGGATGGTCGGTCTCGCCGTGGTCTTCGCCTTCGCGACGACGTCGCTGACCGGAAAAATCGTCGCGATCTGGGGACCTACGCTCATGTTCTTTTCCCAAGGATTCGAACACGCGGTCGTGAACATGTTTGTCATTCCTGTCGGAATGTTGCTGGGAGCGCACGTCACGCTGTCTGATTGGTGGCTCTGGAACCAAATCCCGGTCACGCTGGGCAATTTGGTCGGGGGCATGCTGTTCACGGGCCTGGCCATTTACATCACCCATCGGCCGGCGTCTGCGGATGCGCCGGCGCCGGCTGATCGATCGCACAGCGTAGCGGATGAGCATCCCCGATATTCCCCGACCTATTGA
- a CDS encoding DHA2 family efflux MFS transporter permease subunit has protein sequence MAEIEHPRLQGWHFVLLNIILGLAHMLVLFNAGSYVALLPHAAGDLGGVLPSFGTWAQTDFLIALALAFPLARWCASRFGERRVFTVAFIVYAAASALCVIGGGIATFVPARILLGLAGGVTLPLGQTLLLEEYPDRLKSVGLSIWGLFTLMPFTLGLATGGWLADTWSWRALFILNIPLALLVAASTAALLHGRAVEIRRERFDLAGFLLLAVIFGGLQTMLNEGNDVDWFDDPVLRIVLVIVALAIPAWIIWELGEPRPAVDIRLFGRRNFFVGLGCLGIGFLAVQGLSALFVVQLQTLMGYSSTLAGLVFLPMMLLGIPVIAVMHELAKHVDVRLLACLNALGFAATFYWIGLYDDPQSYDHFFWPMVLEGVFLGSFFTPLTVLTLHGLTGERIMRAAEAANLFRIAAGALGITWQGIIVFRRKPFHQLQLSDHFGGRMSASYDPLQQITLKFQEAGFDPAVIPYKLQLLVKQQAGILALNDAFFVSSFLCMGLAVAVWFAQSTRVPTRSPVRAVKELRAEELMEQP, from the coding sequence ATGGCAGAGATTGAACACCCGCGGCTTCAAGGATGGCACTTCGTTCTTCTGAACATCATCCTGGGTCTGGCACACATGCTCGTCCTCTTCAATGCCGGCAGCTACGTCGCACTCCTGCCTCATGCAGCGGGCGACCTGGGCGGTGTGCTCCCGAGCTTCGGAACATGGGCGCAGACCGACTTCTTGATTGCGCTGGCTCTCGCGTTTCCTCTGGCGCGATGGTGTGCGTCGAGATTTGGTGAAAGGCGGGTCTTCACGGTTGCCTTCATCGTGTACGCGGCCGCCTCCGCCCTCTGCGTCATCGGTGGCGGCATCGCGACATTCGTTCCGGCCCGCATCCTGCTCGGTCTTGCGGGGGGCGTGACCTTACCCTTGGGGCAGACGCTCCTGCTCGAAGAATATCCCGATCGGCTCAAGTCCGTGGGCTTGTCGATCTGGGGTCTCTTCACGCTGATGCCGTTTACATTGGGATTGGCCACGGGAGGCTGGCTCGCCGATACCTGGTCGTGGCGCGCGCTGTTCATCCTCAACATTCCGTTGGCCCTGTTGGTCGCCGCGTCGACAGCCGCGCTGCTCCACGGGAGGGCCGTCGAAATCCGCCGCGAGCGATTCGATCTGGCGGGCTTTCTCCTGCTCGCGGTGATCTTCGGAGGCCTGCAAACCATGTTGAACGAGGGAAACGACGTCGATTGGTTCGATGATCCGGTTCTTCGGATCGTGCTCGTGATCGTGGCCCTCGCCATCCCCGCCTGGATTATCTGGGAACTGGGCGAACCCCGGCCGGCTGTCGATATCCGTCTGTTCGGCCGGCGCAATTTCTTCGTCGGACTCGGATGCCTCGGCATCGGCTTCCTCGCCGTTCAGGGCCTGTCGGCTCTGTTCGTCGTTCAACTGCAGACGCTGATGGGATATTCGTCAACCCTCGCCGGACTGGTCTTCCTTCCGATGATGCTCCTCGGCATTCCGGTCATCGCCGTCATGCATGAACTGGCGAAACACGTGGACGTTCGGCTGTTGGCCTGCCTCAACGCGCTGGGGTTTGCCGCAACTTTCTACTGGATCGGCCTGTACGACGATCCTCAATCGTACGATCATTTCTTCTGGCCGATGGTCCTCGAAGGGGTGTTTCTGGGATCGTTCTTCACACCCCTCACCGTGCTTACCTTGCATGGATTGACCGGCGAACGGATCATGCGCGCCGCCGAAGCCGCAAATCTGTTTCGCATCGCCGCCGGCGCACTGGGTATCACGTGGCAGGGCATCATCGTGTTTCGGCGGAAACCGTTCCATCAGCTTCAGCTCAGCGATCATTTCGGTGGACGGATGTCCGCCTCCTACGATCCTCTTCAGCAGATCACCCTCAAATTTCAGGAGGCAGGATTCGATCCGGCCGTGATCCCGTACAAATTGCAGCTCCTCGTGAAGCAACAGGCGGGAATTCTGGCCTTGAACGATGCGTTTTTCGTTTCAAGCTTTCTCTGCATGGGCCTCGCCGTGGCCGTCTGGTTCGCCCAATCCACGCGCGTCCCGACCCGGTCGCCGGTCCGGGCCGTCAAGGAACTTCGCGCCGAAGAACTGATGGAGCAGCCGTGA
- a CDS encoding efflux transporter outer membrane subunit, protein MTQRARHLIGVMQAGMLLVLAGCAWIPKGDPPAVYIESPELRETIEEVTSRLHKWPDDRWWEQFQNPELNALMESALRDNPGLKVASARLKEAMGLVRVEGARLLPFLEADASLTYERISQHGVFAALNPEVAGARILLGVINPLSFRYEFDFWGKNRATLEAALGQAAAEEAETAEVKLRLTTGIARAYFRGQALHRQLELVRAIVAIRRQLRRLAETRFRLGLDNDLAVKQSIADYETAVKREAGVRDQLAVQRHLLARLAGKGPDDTAGLFSRATVIPRHVPVPEHLSMGLLIHRPDLASALYRADSAARLVKVAKTQFYPTIDLTAFVGFNALTLTKGADKLANFLFSGQSFSYGFAPGLRLPWFEGGRLRGELAVHRAEYDSAVELYNDTLLGALREVADSLSAWQSTREMLESHERLVAAVGEDLRLAKVRLVSGLDDDREVLRHRYPLLEQEYALRALEGDQLVAAVDLIEALGGGYHNADIEKRPSQGAN, encoded by the coding sequence GTGACACAGAGGGCACGTCACTTGATTGGGGTCATGCAGGCTGGAATGCTCTTGGTCCTGGCCGGTTGTGCATGGATTCCCAAAGGCGATCCGCCGGCCGTCTATATCGAATCGCCGGAGCTGAGGGAAACGATCGAGGAAGTCACCAGCCGGCTGCACAAATGGCCGGACGACCGATGGTGGGAACAGTTTCAGAATCCGGAGCTCAATGCCCTGATGGAGTCGGCATTACGCGACAACCCCGGTCTCAAGGTGGCGTCGGCCCGCCTCAAGGAAGCCATGGGATTGGTGCGGGTGGAGGGAGCGCGCCTATTGCCGTTTCTCGAGGCAGATGCATCGCTCACGTACGAGCGCATTTCCCAGCACGGAGTGTTTGCGGCGTTGAATCCGGAGGTCGCAGGCGCGCGCATTCTGCTCGGCGTGATCAATCCCCTCAGCTTCCGTTACGAATTCGATTTCTGGGGAAAGAATCGTGCGACATTGGAAGCGGCGTTGGGACAGGCGGCCGCCGAGGAGGCCGAAACCGCGGAAGTGAAGTTGCGGCTGACCACCGGCATCGCCCGCGCGTATTTCCGGGGACAGGCCCTGCATCGCCAGTTGGAGCTGGTCAGAGCCATTGTCGCGATCCGCCGGCAGCTTCGCCGACTCGCCGAAACCCGGTTCCGTCTCGGATTGGATAACGACCTGGCGGTCAAGCAATCCATTGCCGACTACGAAACGGCCGTGAAACGTGAGGCCGGAGTTCGCGACCAGCTCGCCGTTCAACGGCATCTCCTCGCCAGGTTGGCAGGCAAAGGTCCCGACGATACCGCCGGCCTGTTCAGCCGGGCGACCGTCATACCCCGCCATGTGCCGGTCCCGGAGCACCTGTCGATGGGACTGTTGATTCACCGGCCGGACCTGGCCTCGGCGCTGTATCGGGCGGATTCCGCAGCCCGTCTGGTCAAGGTGGCCAAGACGCAGTTCTATCCCACGATCGATTTGACCGCCTTCGTCGGGTTCAACGCCTTGACCCTGACGAAGGGCGCCGACAAGCTCGCCAACTTTCTCTTTTCTGGTCAAAGTTTTTCCTACGGGTTCGCGCCCGGCCTCCGATTGCCCTGGTTCGAAGGCGGACGGTTGCGCGGAGAACTGGCCGTCCACCGGGCGGAATATGATTCCGCGGTCGAGCTGTACAACGATACGCTGCTTGGCGCGCTGCGGGAAGTCGCGGACAGCTTGAGCGCATGGCAATCCACTCGTGAAATGCTGGAATCGCACGAGCGCCTGGTCGCCGCGGTGGGTGAAGACCTGCGCCTGGCGAAGGTGCGCCTGGTCTCGGGGCTGGACGACGACCGCGAGGTCTTGCGCCACCGGTACCCGCTGCTTGAACAGGAATACGCGTTACGGGCGTTGGAAGGCGATCAACTCGTCGCCGCCGTCGATCTGATCGAAGCGCTGGGCGGTGGATACCATAACGCGGATATCGAGAAACGACCGTCTCAGGGAGCGAATTGA
- a CDS encoding HlyD family efflux transporter periplasmic adaptor subunit: MNTVDPPSPHLNEEAVHRQRTGRLLCVAVLAAIALAVYATYWWTYSRYWVETDNAYVTGNLVPVAAQATGIVTQVLFEETQFVNRGDVMLRLDEHEAYAALGRARGRLGDTVRRINALFFTQRQLAEKLSARRARLAVVSHDVTRYRQASPSGAVSKQILQNALDQLEGLRAEVRETQAEYDALDAQIGGTTVMDHPAVELAKHEFIEAHLEYARQQIRAPVSGYIAKRKAQVGDRVKPGTNLMTIVPLDHLWVEANLRETEMGDIRPGQPAEVRVDLYGGKHTFHGTVEGLVPGTGSPFALLPPDNSTGNFIHITERVPVRIALPADEIREYPIRPGLSTVTKIHVSESGQSVWSSLAKADTDEYQTDVYGDELTSAESLAKTVIAGNVRRTDQDIELAQNLSGYPSPRTSHRSPSTLSDLDRPNDDLTSGPARRQHEPLPEFYVPPRSPDLGSTFFPLAPAAGPNSKLGPATGPPLPSRSPTDSRFTPGSDHRMR, translated from the coding sequence ATGAACACGGTCGATCCCCCCTCTCCCCACCTCAACGAAGAGGCTGTCCACCGGCAACGGACCGGCCGGTTGCTGTGCGTGGCGGTGCTGGCCGCCATTGCGCTGGCTGTATATGCCACCTACTGGTGGACGTATTCGCGATACTGGGTGGAGACCGACAACGCGTATGTGACGGGCAACCTGGTTCCCGTGGCGGCCCAGGCCACAGGCATCGTGACGCAGGTGCTCTTCGAAGAGACACAATTCGTCAATCGCGGAGACGTCATGTTGCGCCTTGACGAACACGAAGCCTATGCCGCCTTGGGGAGGGCACGGGGGCGCCTCGGTGATACAGTGCGCCGGATCAACGCGCTGTTCTTCACCCAGCGCCAACTGGCCGAGAAACTGTCCGCACGCCGGGCGAGACTGGCAGTCGTGAGCCATGACGTGACACGGTACCGCCAGGCCTCTCCGAGCGGGGCGGTCTCGAAACAGATTCTGCAAAATGCGCTCGATCAGCTGGAAGGACTCCGGGCGGAGGTCCGCGAAACGCAGGCCGAGTATGACGCGCTGGATGCGCAGATCGGCGGGACGACCGTCATGGACCATCCGGCCGTCGAACTGGCGAAACATGAGTTTATCGAAGCGCACCTGGAATATGCGCGCCAGCAGATCCGTGCTCCCGTATCGGGCTACATCGCCAAACGCAAGGCGCAGGTGGGAGACCGCGTGAAGCCCGGCACGAATCTCATGACGATCGTCCCGCTGGATCACTTGTGGGTGGAGGCCAACCTGCGTGAAACGGAGATGGGCGACATCCGTCCCGGGCAGCCGGCGGAGGTCCGCGTCGATCTCTACGGAGGGAAACACACCTTTCATGGAACCGTCGAGGGCCTCGTTCCCGGCACGGGCAGCCCGTTCGCGCTGCTTCCGCCGGACAATTCGACGGGGAACTTCATCCATATCACCGAACGGGTTCCGGTGCGCATCGCGTTGCCGGCGGACGAGATCCGCGAATATCCGATCAGGCCGGGCCTGTCCACCGTCACCAAGATTCATGTCAGCGAATCAGGCCAATCCGTCTGGTCGTCACTGGCCAAGGCCGATACGGACGAATACCAAACAGACGTCTATGGAGACGAATTGACGAGCGCCGAATCTCTGGCCAAGACCGTGATCGCCGGGAATGTGCGACGCACCGATCAAGACATCGAGTTGGCTCAGAATCTTTCCGGCTATCCCTCTCCCCGGACCAGCCATCGAAGCCCATCGACGCTTTCGGATCTCGATCGGCCGAACGACGATCTCACCAGCGGTCCGGCCAGACGGCAACATGAGCCGCTGCCGGAATTCTATGTTCCGCCGAGAAGTCCCGATCTCGGCTCGACATTCTTTCCCCTCGCTCCTGCCGCGGGACCAAACTCCAAGTTGGGACCTGCGACAGGGCCACCGCTACCCTCACGATCGCCTACCGACTCCCGGTTCACACCGGGATCCGACCATAGAATGCGCTGA
- a CDS encoding cupin domain-containing protein — protein sequence MKVISLSDYQQFSHDKMKKNNIFETPRFFCDVYCFEAGQEQKGHIHGEQDKVYLVLEGEGTFQVGNEKQVLRQWQGTMAPAGEEHGVKNHTGQRLKVLVFVAPNP from the coding sequence ATGAAAGTCATAAGCCTTTCGGATTATCAGCAGTTTAGTCATGACAAGATGAAGAAAAACAATATATTTGAAACGCCGCGCTTTTTCTGCGACGTCTACTGCTTCGAAGCGGGTCAGGAGCAGAAGGGCCATATCCATGGCGAACAGGATAAGGTGTATCTCGTGTTGGAGGGAGAAGGTACATTTCAGGTCGGCAATGAGAAACAGGTTCTGCGACAGTGGCAGGGAACGATGGCTCCTGCCGGCGAAGAACACGGCGTGAAAAATCACACCGGCCAGCGTCTCAAAGTCCTGGTGTTCGTCGCGCCGAATCCATAG
- a CDS encoding glycosyltransferase family 41 protein, with amino-acid sequence MNRSERRRQDAQLGKGRITGPSGAESWLHQGRAHQQAGRFVEAEQAYLQALELAPRHAEAFHLLGLIAYRLNRLDDAISYLVRAIEYGPSAPVYRFNLGILLQKAGRLEEAVTTYKKAVELNGKYGDAYINLGNALRDSGQLQQAVRAYRQALAINPSHADTHNNLGVALKESGDLEEALTCYRRAIELKPVHLEAMNNLGLALMETGTLREAIASFQQALAIQPDYQKALYNLGVAWSWAGDENKAVNCLTRVARSRHDHGKPMTDSSVFRSRIKHDREQIDYLLHQHKLGDEQRPYLTALAECQRRLEQDSSPGNRVRMTAADLSGLAPSFNRMLFHHPPDRVSHGAINRTLDAHAVEERYHQAHPGVTFIDDLLNAEALEALRRFCWEATIWKKDYENGYCGAFLGDGFASPLLFQIAEELRLKFPGIFGAHRLTQAWAFKQDSARRGLNIHADAAAVNVNFWITPDEANLNKETGGLVVYDKEAPREWNFKDYNSEQSKPKIMGWLNGVGARAIRIPYRANRAVVFNSDLFHESDDISFRDEYLSRRINITLLYGYRLRDQPLPRT; translated from the coding sequence ATGAACCGCTCGGAACGCCGCCGCCAGGATGCGCAACTCGGTAAAGGGCGAATCACCGGACCGTCCGGCGCCGAGTCATGGCTTCACCAAGGGCGTGCCCATCAACAGGCGGGGCGATTCGTCGAAGCCGAGCAGGCCTATCTGCAGGCTCTTGAACTGGCCCCCCGGCATGCCGAGGCCTTTCACCTGCTCGGACTCATCGCATATCGTCTCAATCGTTTGGATGACGCAATCAGCTATCTTGTGCGGGCCATCGAGTATGGGCCGTCGGCCCCGGTCTATCGGTTCAACCTCGGCATCCTGCTTCAGAAGGCGGGCCGGCTTGAAGAGGCCGTGACCACCTACAAAAAGGCTGTTGAGTTAAATGGCAAATACGGCGACGCCTATATCAATCTCGGCAACGCGCTCCGTGACTCCGGACAATTGCAACAGGCAGTCCGTGCCTATCGGCAGGCCTTGGCGATCAATCCCTCGCATGCCGATACTCATAACAATCTCGGCGTGGCGTTGAAGGAGAGCGGCGACCTTGAGGAGGCTCTGACATGCTACCGGCGTGCGATTGAATTGAAACCTGTGCACTTGGAGGCCATGAACAACCTGGGACTCGCTCTCATGGAGACCGGCACACTCCGAGAGGCCATTGCGTCCTTTCAGCAAGCCCTTGCCATCCAGCCAGACTATCAGAAGGCACTCTATAATCTCGGCGTGGCGTGGTCATGGGCCGGTGACGAGAACAAGGCCGTGAATTGCCTGACTCGGGTCGCCCGATCCAGACACGATCATGGGAAGCCGATGACAGACTCTTCGGTGTTCCGCTCTCGCATTAAACATGACCGCGAACAGATCGACTACCTTCTGCATCAGCACAAGTTGGGCGATGAACAGCGTCCTTACCTCACCGCACTGGCAGAGTGTCAACGGCGACTGGAGCAAGACTCCTCTCCCGGCAACCGCGTCCGGATGACTGCCGCCGACCTCTCAGGCCTCGCTCCATCGTTCAATCGGATGCTGTTCCATCACCCCCCGGACCGCGTGTCTCACGGAGCTATCAACCGGACGCTTGACGCCCATGCCGTAGAAGAACGCTATCACCAAGCCCACCCGGGAGTGACTTTTATCGACGACCTGTTGAACGCAGAAGCCTTGGAGGCGCTCCGGCGGTTTTGCTGGGAAGCGACGATCTGGAAGAAGGATTACGAAAACGGCTACTGCGGCGCGTTTCTCGGGGATGGATTCGCCTCGCCGCTGCTCTTTCAAATCGCGGAAGAGCTTCGGTTGAAATTTCCCGGCATCTTCGGTGCGCACCGCCTGACCCAGGCATGGGCGTTCAAACAGGACAGCGCGCGCCGGGGATTGAACATTCACGCCGACGCCGCAGCCGTGAACGTCAATTTCTGGATCACGCCGGACGAAGCCAATCTGAACAAGGAGACGGGCGGCCTGGTCGTCTATGATAAGGAAGCGCCGCGGGAGTGGAACTTCAAAGACTACAACAGCGAGCAGAGCAAACCGAAAATCATGGGCTGGCTGAACGGCGTGGGGGCTCGTGCGATCAGGATACCCTATCGGGCCAACCGCGCGGTCGTCTTCAACTCAGATCTCTTCCACGAAAGCGACGACATTTCGTTCAGAGACGAGTATCTGTCGCGCCGCATCAACATTACTCTGCTGTACGGGTATCGCCTCAGAGACCAACCGCTGCCGCGAACCTGA
- a CDS encoding PilZ domain-containing protein, with protein sequence MEQRKTQRFPVRFRSSFTSLNVVGGDGNLMDLSLRGCRVESRIEVRPGTSLELRIQVFDDDPPLVVQEGIVRWSRTQQFGLEFVTMAPDEWARLQHTVTQLELHPYQHGQHGDTSTAA encoded by the coding sequence ATGGAGCAACGGAAAACTCAACGATTTCCGGTCAGGTTCCGCAGTTCATTTACGTCCCTGAACGTCGTGGGGGGTGACGGCAACCTTATGGATCTGTCCCTCCGTGGATGCCGCGTCGAGAGTCGCATCGAAGTTCGTCCGGGGACCTCGCTGGAGCTGCGCATTCAAGTTTTCGACGACGATCCGCCTCTTGTCGTGCAGGAGGGAATCGTCCGCTGGAGTCGCACACAGCAATTCGGGCTCGAGTTCGTGACGATGGCGCCGGATGAATGGGCGAGGTTGCAGCACACCGTGACCCAGCTGGAGCTCCATCCGTATCAACACGGGCAACATGGTGATACCTCCACGGCAGCGTGA